Proteins encoded together in one Qingshengfaniella alkalisoli window:
- the rpoH gene encoding RNA polymerase sigma factor RpoH, which yields MNNFANLPAPSPEQGLNRYLQEIRKFPLLEPEEEYMLAKRWVDHQDADSAHKMVTSHLRLAAKIAMGYRGYGLPQAEVISEANVGLMQAVKRFDPEKGFRLATYAMWWIRASIQEYILRSWSLVKLGTTSGQKKLFFNLRKAKARIGALEEGDLRPENVKRIAEDLNVTEDEVISMNRRMSGGDASLNAMVGSEDDSATQWLDWLEDEDADQASQYEERDELDTRREMLVKAMDVLNDREKDILMQRRLKDQPVTLEELSGQYDVSRERIRQIEVRAFEKLQKRMKELASEKGLLETV from the coding sequence ATGAACAACTTCGCCAATCTTCCAGCACCGTCGCCGGAGCAGGGTCTGAACCGCTATCTTCAGGAGATTCGCAAGTTTCCCCTGTTGGAACCGGAAGAAGAATACATGCTGGCCAAGCGTTGGGTCGATCATCAGGATGCGGATTCCGCGCACAAGATGGTCACGTCCCACCTGCGTTTGGCGGCCAAAATTGCCATGGGCTATCGCGGCTACGGCCTGCCGCAAGCCGAGGTGATTTCCGAAGCCAATGTGGGCCTGATGCAGGCCGTGAAGCGTTTCGATCCAGAAAAGGGATTCCGACTGGCGACCTATGCCATGTGGTGGATTCGGGCATCCATTCAGGAATACATCCTGAGATCGTGGTCGCTGGTAAAGCTGGGTACGACATCCGGTCAGAAGAAGCTGTTCTTCAACCTGCGTAAGGCGAAGGCTCGCATCGGTGCACTCGAAGAGGGTGACCTGCGCCCCGAGAACGTCAAGCGCATCGCCGAAGACCTGAACGTGACCGAGGACGAAGTCATTTCGATGAATCGTCGCATGTCTGGCGGCGATGCCTCGCTCAATGCGATGGTCGGATCAGAAGATGACAGCGCCACGCAATGGCTGGATTGGTTGGAAGACGAAGATGCCGACCAGGCGTCGCAGTATGAAGAACGCGACGAGTTGGACACCCGCCGCGAGATGCTGGTCAAGGCGATGGATGTGCTCAACGATCGGGAGAAAGACATCCTGATGCAGCGGCGACTGAAGGATCAACCAGTCACCCTCGAAGAACTTTCCGGCCAATACGATGTCAGCCGCGAGCGTATCCGCCAGATCGAGGTGCGTGCCTTTGAGAAGTTGCAAAAACGCATGAAAGAACTGGCCTCGGAAAAAGGGCTTCTGGAAACCGTCTGA
- a CDS encoding M3 family oligoendopeptidase: MTKFSSPVFDASEGAGKSAFGNLPDWDLSDLYTAPDAPELSRDLEWLDQACTSFAADYEGKLDTLDAAGLLECVERDEKLSMIAGRIMSYAGLRYYQNTVDPDRAKFMSDMQDRITVMTSQLVFYSLELNRLDDDKLAAMFAENEKLARYKPIFDRLRAMKPYQLSDELEKFLHDQSTVGAAAWNKLFDETIAALEFTVDGEDLNLEATLNLLTEQDRSKREAAAHELARVLGENIKLFARVHNTLAKEKEVTDRWRGMPTPQTGRHLSNHVEPEVVEALRNAVVAAYPKLSHRYYELKRKWLGLDTMQVWDRNAPLPSEETRTIDWDEAKATVMDAYSDFDPLMAEIAEPFFDEGWIDAGVKPGKAPGAFAHPTVTDVHPYVMLNYLGKPRDVMTLAHELGHGVHQVLAADQGELLSSTPLTLAETASVFGEMLTFRKLLGAAETKEQKKTLLAGKVEDMINTVVRQIAFYDFECKLHEARQQGELTPGDINALWMSVQAESLGPAFTFMEGYETYWAYVPHFVHSPFYVYAYAFGDGLVNALYAVYEENGDGFQDKYFDMLKAGGSKHHKELLAPFGLDATDPKFWDKGLSMISGLIDELEAMED, encoded by the coding sequence ATGACCAAGTTTTCGTCGCCCGTATTCGATGCCAGCGAAGGCGCTGGAAAAAGCGCATTCGGCAACCTACCCGACTGGGACCTGAGCGATCTGTATACCGCACCGGACGCACCCGAGTTGTCGCGCGATCTGGAGTGGCTGGACCAGGCCTGCACTTCCTTCGCAGCCGACTATGAGGGCAAACTCGACACGCTGGATGCGGCGGGGCTGCTGGAATGCGTGGAGCGCGATGAAAAGTTGTCGATGATCGCGGGACGGATCATGTCCTATGCGGGGCTGCGGTATTACCAGAACACCGTTGATCCGGACCGTGCGAAGTTCATGTCGGACATGCAGGACCGTATCACCGTCATGACATCGCAATTGGTGTTTTATTCGCTGGAACTGAACCGGCTGGACGATGACAAGCTGGCCGCAATGTTTGCCGAAAATGAAAAGCTTGCCCGCTACAAACCGATATTTGATCGTCTGCGCGCGATGAAGCCCTATCAGCTTTCGGACGAGTTAGAAAAATTCCTCCACGATCAATCCACCGTCGGTGCGGCGGCCTGGAACAAGCTGTTCGATGAAACCATCGCCGCACTGGAGTTCACGGTCGATGGCGAAGACCTGAACTTGGAAGCCACACTCAACCTGCTGACCGAACAGGACAGGTCCAAACGCGAAGCCGCAGCCCATGAACTGGCTCGTGTCCTGGGCGAGAATATCAAGCTGTTTGCCCGTGTCCACAACACGCTGGCCAAGGAGAAAGAGGTCACCGACCGCTGGCGTGGAATGCCGACGCCGCAAACCGGCCGTCACCTGTCCAACCACGTGGAACCCGAGGTCGTTGAAGCGCTGCGCAACGCGGTCGTGGCCGCCTACCCCAAGCTGTCGCATCGTTACTACGAATTGAAGCGCAAGTGGCTTGGGCTGGATACGATGCAGGTCTGGGACCGCAACGCGCCGTTGCCATCAGAAGAAACACGCACGATTGATTGGGACGAGGCCAAGGCCACGGTCATGGATGCTTATTCAGATTTTGACCCGCTTATGGCCGAGATCGCCGAGCCGTTCTTCGACGAGGGCTGGATCGATGCGGGCGTGAAGCCTGGCAAGGCCCCTGGCGCATTCGCCCATCCGACGGTGACCGATGTCCACCCCTATGTGATGCTCAACTACCTGGGCAAGCCGCGTGACGTGATGACACTGGCGCATGAGTTGGGTCATGGCGTCCACCAGGTACTGGCCGCGGATCAGGGCGAATTGCTGTCCTCCACCCCGCTGACGCTGGCCGAAACCGCCAGTGTGTTTGGCGAAATGCTGACCTTCCGCAAGCTGCTCGGCGCCGCTGAGACCAAGGAACAGAAGAAGACCCTTCTGGCCGGCAAGGTCGAGGACATGATCAATACGGTCGTCCGCCAGATCGCGTTCTACGACTTCGAGTGCAAACTGCATGAAGCGCGCCAACAGGGCGAGCTGACCCCCGGCGATATCAACGCGCTGTGGATGAGCGTGCAGGCCGAAAGCCTCGGCCCGGCATTCACCTTCATGGAAGGCTACGAGACCTACTGGGCTTATGTGCCGCATTTCGTGCATTCGCCGTTCTACGTCTACGCCTATGCCTTCGGCGACGGGCTGGTGAATGCGCTATACGCGGTTTACGAAGAAAACGGTGACGGGTTCCAGGACAAGTATTTCGATATGTTGAAAGCGGGTGGATCGAAGCACCACAAGGAATTGCTGGCCCCGTTCGGGCTGGACGCGACGGACCCCAAATTCTGGGACAAGGGCCTGTCGATGATCTCGGGCCTGATCGACGAATTGGAAGCGATGGAGGACTAA
- a CDS encoding DUF6476 family protein, producing the protein MQNDPQGQPEPANLRFLRILVTVLTITMIAGLLTIIALLVIRFTSEPRIALPDEITVPGGANASAFTQGRDWYAIVTDQDEIIIYDRASGDIRKTLSIK; encoded by the coding sequence ATGCAAAATGATCCCCAAGGGCAGCCAGAACCGGCCAATCTGCGCTTTCTGCGCATTCTCGTAACGGTGCTGACGATTACGATGATTGCCGGGCTTCTAACGATCATCGCCCTGCTTGTCATCCGATTTACGTCCGAACCGCGCATCGCTCTGCCCGATGAGATTACCGTACCCGGTGGTGCAAACGCTTCGGCATTCACGCAGGGCCGCGATTGGTATGCGATCGTAACCGATCAGGACGAAATCATCATCTATGACCGCGCCAGCGGAGACATCCGGAAAACGCTTTCCATCAAGTGA
- a CDS encoding RluA family pseudouridine synthase: MSSTRLLHVVIAADPPSRLDKALARDVPEEAALSRTRLSRMIADGQIRRRGVVLESPKTSVVEGDEIELEIIEAEESDIVAQNIPLDVVFEDNDLIVINKPAGMVVHPAPGSPDGTLVNALLAHCGNTLSGIGGEKRPGIVHRLDKDTSGLIVSAKTDRAHHGLAEQFEKHSINRHYRAVVYGVPDAADPRLRGQRGISFETGNILKVTTQLGRHKADRQKQAVMFSGGRHAVTRCRVVDAFGNPAVAALVDCWLETGRTHQIRVHLTHAGHALIGDPVYGGHRKLAKKSFPVSAMEAAARFPRQALHAATLGFEHPATGEWIEFSAELPDDMQRLVDALGQAQSTTKT, encoded by the coding sequence ATGTCGTCCACGCGTCTTCTCCATGTCGTCATTGCAGCGGACCCGCCGTCACGACTTGATAAAGCGCTTGCGCGTGATGTGCCAGAGGAAGCGGCGCTGAGCCGGACGCGATTGAGCCGAATGATCGCGGATGGGCAGATCAGACGCCGTGGTGTCGTGCTGGAGAGCCCCAAGACATCCGTGGTCGAAGGTGACGAGATCGAGCTTGAGATTATCGAGGCCGAAGAAAGTGATATCGTCGCGCAGAATATCCCGCTCGATGTGGTGTTCGAAGATAACGACCTGATCGTGATCAACAAACCAGCAGGGATGGTGGTGCATCCGGCACCGGGCTCGCCTGACGGAACGCTGGTCAACGCGCTGCTCGCGCATTGCGGGAACACGTTGTCGGGGATTGGCGGCGAAAAACGGCCGGGCATCGTTCACCGGCTGGACAAGGATACCTCAGGCCTGATCGTGTCCGCCAAAACGGACCGTGCCCATCACGGGCTTGCCGAGCAATTCGAGAAACACAGCATCAACCGCCACTACCGCGCAGTCGTTTACGGTGTGCCGGATGCGGCTGATCCGCGGCTGCGCGGGCAACGGGGGATCAGCTTCGAGACGGGCAACATCCTGAAAGTGACGACGCAGCTTGGGCGCCACAAGGCTGACCGTCAGAAACAGGCCGTGATGTTTTCGGGCGGTCGGCACGCGGTCACGCGATGCCGTGTCGTTGACGCCTTCGGCAACCCGGCAGTAGCCGCGCTGGTCGATTGCTGGCTGGAAACCGGCCGCACACATCAGATTCGCGTGCATCTCACCCATGCTGGCCACGCGCTGATCGGCGACCCGGTCTATGGCGGCCACCGAAAACTGGCCAAGAAGTCCTTTCCTGTCAGCGCGATGGAGGCCGCAGCACGGTTTCCCAGACAGGCGTTGCACGCGGCAACGTTAGGTTTTGAGCACCCAGCGACGGGGGAATGGATAGAATTCAGCGCAGAGCTACCAGATGACATGCAGCGGCTGGTTGATGCTCTCGGGCAGGCACAAAGCACCACAAAGACGTGA